The Macrobrachium nipponense isolate FS-2020 chromosome 7, ASM1510439v2, whole genome shotgun sequence DNA window AAGCTGTGGTTAAAGCGCTCTTACTTATGCtttattttagataaataaataatgcgcgtCGTACTATGTTAGTAAGTTTTCGCTCTACTCAGTCAAAAtatttagtcttctgtaaaaaaaaaaaaaaaaaaaaaaaaaactaattatcaCTGAATGTCGCAGGCCAAGATATTCTCATAAAACAGAATCATTCACAACATACAAATAACCGACTTAAACCTTTACAAAGCATAAGGATTTTTTCAAGAACATGAATGTGACTATAAACATTACGAAATGACCTTTGAAAGCATACAGTGTCTGGAGATATGACAAGGCATATTTCTTCTTTAAACTTGAAGTTAATATTCAGGGACGATTGCTAAAGGTTTGTTTGCTATCTGACTTGAACCATATGGCAAAACTGCCTACAGAGATTGGCTGGCCTTGAAACCCACAGCTAACTTATAAGGAACCGACATTCTGGAGAAATATTAATGTCTCCCCTGAACCTTCAAGTAccgaaaatttttatttcttaaaggtTTTTTCCTAATGCTGATTAAAGTAAAGTATCGCAATTGTAGCCTTTTTTGAACTGACGGTAAATGTCTTCAGTCGATATCTTTTAACTAATCGTTATTGGCTGTTTATTCCACGCGGACACCCCTCATTGGTTAAAATGATGTCGTTTGCGGACATTCAaagtcagctaaaaaaaaaaaaaaaaaaaaaaaaaaaaaaaaaagtaaaaaaaaaaagaaatcaaagggAAGAACTTACATTTAATTTCATAATGAATTGGATATTTATCTTCAAGTCTATCCCATATGCTTGCTAACTATGAGCAATTTTGCGAACAAATAACTTCaagcagctttttttttatttatttatacgacTGGGGATTGTTGATATCAGCAAAATCAAGACGCCAATTCAGTCCTTAATCAAACTATGTTCTGTAACACAGAAAATCCTTCTTCTCTCATTGAATGAAAtaaacaattactttttttttaattaatcatcgAAAAATCTCATTTTTATCTTTGTAGTTGCCAACGTTGCTCCGGATGCATCGATGTTCCACTAATATCTGAAAgtaaaaaatgattttaatataACTTGCGATATAACCTCATGGCAGCAGTTTAAAGCTTAATCCTCTGTGTGTGCAGTggtatcaaaacaaaacaaagtagcATCATGATTATATCCTAGTTGTTTAGTTTTACAGAAGTTCCAGATTTTGGCATCAGATCATTTAAATAACATCGAGTAAAAAAACCATATGGTAATTCACACACAAATACGTTACAAGCACAtgtacaaacacatatacacgcgcacgcacgcacaaacacacacacacacacacacacacacacgcacacctgcCATTTCCTAAATAAAATGCATAAGTCAAAAGTTCATGGTGGATggtgttctgaatccttaaatgAAGATTAGTCACTTCAAATATTACAGATTAATTGATGCTTTGACCATTGATATTAACAAACAGTATtaggaaaaaaattttatattcatctttgaaaatgacaaatagataaatcatgaataacttcgaataaaattaactcgGCATGTTTCAAGATATGAGTGAGAATTTTGAAGATatctttttaaaaacagaacgaaaaaaaatcgataaaaaaaCCTCGAAAACCTGAAATAGATTCTAAGTCACCCTAAATATGAATGATAATGCTTACCAGTCAGTCTTGTCTTATGAGTGAGATGCGAATACAGTATCTCTCCAAGCAGGATGAAGACGCTGAGTCCCATCCCAAGGGCGAGAGGGACGAAGGCAGTGAACACCTGTCATTTTTCAAGACTGATTAATAATCTGGCCAGGTGCGACTTTATAACATATGTTCACAACTCCGTGTGACGAAGTTTTAACAGAATCTGTAGACTGTAACTCAGTCATTTACGAGAAATATATTGATACTGAAATAGTGTCACAAACTACAACTTGAAATATGTTTATAGATGCTTATGAATTTTATATGCCTAGAAATAGGTGTCAAATACACAACTCTGTATGATGATTTGTAACATTGTCATCATGAGAAATGTAAAGATCGAAATAGTATCATCAACTAGAACTTGAAATAAATGCTTATAGATATTTCAGGGCATTATTAGGCCTAATACGACGTTGTCAAATATTATGCAAAACCTCCAATGCTGGATATTAAAGCAATACGAATGGCCAAGACGCACCTTTTTCAAATCCAAGGCGATCACCATAGGTGCTGGGCAGCTGTATGGCTCCGGGTACCATTTCAGCTTGAGTTTGTGGAGTATGCCCGTTTCCCTCATTTTATTTATGCTTGAAAGTAATAGAAAAGATAGTTAATTCTTTTCAGGAGTGAATGACTTCAGTTTTATTAGGCTAGAAATGACCAGGATACCTACTGtacaaatattcaaaatgttGTAAATGCCACTTGATTTTCATTGCTATTATGCCTTAATTATTTCATATTAACATATGAGAATGGctttataatgtaatataatgctCTTATCGCGGCAGCGAGTCTAAAGGCTTCGTTATTGTGCTCTGGCAACCTACCGTTAAGATTCAGTGGACGACGAatatgtctttgtttttttttgttttttttttttttaatgctaagtTTTAtgtccttagtttttttttttttttttcttaatactgtCTTATGTCCTCAGTTAGACCAGGCCCGAGAGGAACAAGAAAAGgtaaagggaaggaaagaaataatGAGGATTAACTACCAAGGGGATAACTGTCCAGCTTCTTAATGGATGGCATATTCTAAGAGGCGAAACACAAATGCAGGAGGTGAAATCCAAAGCCTGGCGGTAGAATTGGGGGGGAGGTGGAAAATGACAAAATTGGGTAGTTCTAGGTGTTAAATTTGTGTTACATTATATAGTAACTTCTTAAAAAATCAGATTCTATAAGTTTTGTGAAAGCTTGTACCGTTAAGCACGAGGTAATGTAAGAGAGTGTCGAGAGGGCACGTCTGTATCCTAAGGAAATTATGTACCGTCCAGATCACCTCTTCCAAATAGGAACTTACTAATGGTTCAGCACAGGTCCGTATGGGAATCCTTTTCCCCACGCCAAGGACCCGTCGTTGAATAGAAGGTGCTGCCGCGCGGAGCGGAATGTGCAAGCTCCTATAGGATCTAGTCTCTGGACTTCGTAGGATCCTACGTATCCGTATTTCGGACTGGCGAGGGCGCTGCCCCGCAGCTCTTCGTAGGTGAGAGGGAGGGTGTCCTCGTAAGGAGCTATTAGCGAATTCCAGTACACTCGGAAGGTGGGCTTCTGAAAATCAAACATTGTTTTAGAAAGTAAGGTCCACAAACTGAAATGTGTAAGATAAAAAGTAATACATTAAACACTGTGATTTGAACAGATCTGTTAACTTTAAATGGCAATTGGAAATATAAGAAATAGGTCTAACAGCGACTTCTGCTTAAAATTCACCCTGCGGGAGCTGGTGACGTCATTCTGTGATATGTAAAAGTTACTGCTTTCTTGGTAGAAACGCTGTTTAATCTTACACTTTACACATACAAACGTCTCAGTCCTAACCCTGAAGAAATCCTCCAAGACAGAGCCCTTGAGGATTCCCAGACGGTAATTCCCGAGGGCCCTGAGGTCCTCCAGGGAGTCGAAAAGAAGTCCATTCCCCGTGACAGCCAAGAAGGACACGAGCTTGGCCGAATACGAAGTCAAAACCATCACGCCAAACACGTAGGCAGTCCAAAACACTATTCTGAGTCCGGTTATGTCAGGTGTGTAGGGCCAGCCTGGAAAAGGGTAGTGATAGATAGTTTAATTAACATAAGGATCTTCAGTAAATTTCTAGGCCGATAGAGTCTCTCTTGCATTGTACTAAGTTGGATTCCAGCTCTATCTTCCCGTCTTCTACCAGAGTTTTCGTTTTAGAGTTTCCGCCTCTCTCGTCCCCTGTCGTGACGACACTCATTTGGTAATAGTGAGAGAGACTCCAAAGAGCAGCTGCTAGGAGAAACAATACGGAGACTATAGATACCCAAAGCTCCGAAGTAAAAGGCTGCGTGTACGAAGTCCAGGAAAGGAAGCCATTGGTTGAGGGGCGAGCAAAAATGCGATAACTGTAGAATGAacagataaatgaatagataaattgatTAATTATTCAATTGATACATGATaatagaataagtaaaaatataaatagatcaGGCAATGAATAAACTAATAACCAGTcaataaatttgtaaattttgattaaataaataaatagatatgttaATAGATAAACtagtgaataaatgaatgaataaacatggAAATGTttgagtaaataaatatatcaggCAATGGATAAGGAATGAATTAGGTTTGATATCTGATGTCAACAATGGAGCTGACGTCAtcgtaaatagatagataattcAGCCAGTGAATAAACAGGTCAATCAGTCAATAATTGAATAATTAAACATGGAAATGCTTGCCTACGGTGTAAATGAACATTTCTGATTCCTATTGCTACGAAGCTTACGTGAAAACCCTCGGCATGATACATACATTTTCACCAAAGGATATGAAAAAAAAGGTTGAATCCTGAAGGTATTGTTGCTCGCTTATATTCAGAACAttgtaaaaaagtaaatagaatGAGATTCTCCGATTTCATCAATGTCAAGTTCCTACGTAACTGCAATGATTACCTCGTAACCATCAAAATTCGTCACGTCTTAGTCTTGTTAGCTTTGGCTGAGAATGCATCCAATCTGAATATGTTTCAATATAACACCACTTGTTCTTCACTCTTTATTTACTGGGACCTTTCATCGtatgttaaatctctctctctctctctctctctctctctctctctctctctctctctctctctccttcctcacaTACGAACCTGAATTTGAGAAGTACAGAAGAATAGTCGATAACTTGCGCTCTTTCGTACGTCTGGGAGAGGAAAGCTACGATGATGTCAGCTCTCTTGTTCAAGACATCAGATATCAAACCTGTCCAGGATCCGTTTCGCAGGCGGCCATATTCACCATCGTCAGGTGTCCGAATGGTGTACCTAGAATTTATGAACCTGGCTTTAgtgattcacgtcaaccgtgcatctgatgtctaggccagtcccttacgacgcttctcactggctgttgataagccaaccacagggctggaaactctcagtctctcagttCACATAGACAAGATGTAGtatattccacttctcctgagggatacctctttcaaaagtatccctcaggataggtggaacgtacatcctgccaatgtgaactctcgagagagactgagagtttccagccctgtgattggcttatcagtcAACTTTCACCTAATCAGTTTATCTCCGCGAATCGCTAGTCTCAGGATCTTTCATTATTCCTCACAACCATAAGTACAAtattccttgcattttaataatttacttacattttcatctatttatttgttaatttgttcatatattcttctttttgactaagagatgtcttctttctgtaattccctttaccttctgttgtCTATTTCTAACGAACAGCATATagtctttgggagcttgaattttaagtcagtggtccctttggtggtcttattccatatgaataaggttcatcttctaatatatatataataataataatataataataataataataataataataatacctagtACTGTGTGTGCGTATCCCCTATCGATCGATGAGCCGTAATTGAAGCAAGTGCTTGCAGATAAAATAAGGAAACATGATCCTTAGACAAAGGACGGCACTGGTCTAGTAACTCTTACCTGTCCAATTATATACAaaacacgggaaaaaataaaataacaaaaataaataaatatataaataaattattattcaataaaacaCTTGGGTCaaaattttaaagagagagagagagagagaaagacttacGTGAAATTGAGGCGATCCTTGAGCGTTTCCAAGACCTCGCCGTAGAACCCTGACAAAATATGTTTGTTTTGAGCGCTGTCAAACGTTTTGAAATGGGCGTGGCCGTCCTGGAAGGCAGATAGAAGAAATTAGATCAAAATGAAACGCTGCTCTTGATATCTGGTTTGAACTGGGTAGACTAATCTTTCTAGCACCTTTCCGGTTCCTTCTCACATCACAGATTGGGTCTAGAGAGAACAGGATTTACACAAAAGCCCAGAAATGTTTACCTTGAAGTGATATTTGCTCAATTGGCAGTAGATTTTTGAGTCTAGAATAATTGTTTATTGAATTTAACCACAGAAAGAGTATCTGGTATATTGTAAGCATTCTTCAGTTCAACTAACTCGACATTCTTTAATTAATAGACAACTTCCTgaccaactttctctctctctctctctctctctctctctctctctctctcttctcaagtcCATTTCATTGGTAAATTCTCCTCTATTCTTCCAAAGTACTCACTCACTCAGTCTGGCGCTTTCTCAAGCCCCACTGTAACCCATTATCGTTCATTTTAAGGTGAGTTTCCCAACCCCAAGATCATGCCTGCACAtttggt harbors:
- the LOC135217630 gene encoding probable glutamate receptor, yielding MEAKTLNIYTNEPANLRLLKSISRKNPLTWKIHSCPKWRNYPRSFQGNSQNRNESVPAATGRASPRPGHAGEKHSLIVTLCHREGTEATLLEMSDHLSQYVWLIAGHDYQGNWSPDVYIPIDSMVVSLKEMTPGVFLLVDMWFPARYLEMKQSHLGTWYANAADKGETEEEFLGGNTEFINRTSSHTSKGSTRLTLMTSAKYDRRKDLSGVHFVVTFVRDGHAHFKTFDSAQNKHILSGFYGEVLETLKDRLNFTYTIRTPDDGEYGRLRNGSWTGLISDVLNKRADIIVAFLSQTYERAQVIDYSSVLLKFSYRIFARPSTNGFLSWTSYTQPFTSELWVSIVSVLFLLAAALWSLSHYYQMSVVTTGDERGGNSKTKTLVEDGKIELESNLVQCKRDSIGWPYTPDITGLRIVFWTAYVFGVMVLTSYSAKLVSFLAVTGNGLLFDSLEDLRALGNYRLGILKGSVLEDFFRKPTFRVYWNSLIAPYEDTLPLTYEELRGSALASPKYGYVGSYEVQRLDPIGACTFRSARQHLLFNDGSLAWGKGFPYGPVLNHYINKMRETGILHKLKLKWYPEPYSCPAPMVIALDLKKVFTAFVPLALGMGLSVFILLGEILYSHLTHKTRLTDISGTSMHPEQRWQLQR